In Miscanthus floridulus cultivar M001 chromosome 19, ASM1932011v1, whole genome shotgun sequence, the DNA window TGCTCCGTTTTGCACGAGCGTTCCTAGCTtgttagcttgatgacatcaggATGACATGTCCACACTTTCTTGACATTTTCCTTCGAAGAATAAAAGAGGAAATACATGGGAAATACAAGGACCCATACCCTTCAGCATGGActcggtccatggtggaccgctcACACACCACACCGCCGATCCATGGTTCATGGACCTGTCAGTGTTTTGTTTTTTATGTGGACATTCTAATAAATATCCTGTTAGTTGTTGACAATTTTTTGATGATGTTTATGAAACTAGAATAGTCTTCCTTTGCATGATCGGTTATCGAGGCCATAATGTTTATAATTACATTTTTCATTACACCATGGTCAACTACTCAACTAGAAGCTAAATgtgctccttttcttttttttctatctCTGCAATATGGCAATGCTTTAGATTTAGTGCATTTTGGATAGTTCATAGTGAGCTCATTTGTTTGAACAAGAACATATGTCGTGCTATTTGGGTAATTTGCAGTGAGTTTGTTTGGTTTTAGTTCATCCATTTTGGTTGGAATTTTGAGCTTTTTGCACTGCCTGATGATCGCCAATTCAGTCCTCATCCTGCCATGCAAACCACATTTTATTTCTTTTACCCACAAAATTTGCTCGTACATAGGTATTGGGCATGAAAAAACTAAGTGGAACAAAACTTTTTTTTCCTAAACACTTGTTGCTATTTACTTGCAAGTTCATAGAGTTGCCTTGATGATATGCAAATATGGATCGCTCGTGTCATCTTAACAGGTCCGTTGGGACAGCGGCGGTCTGTTGGGACAGCGGCCACAAACAACACCTAATGATCGAAGCACGATAGAAAACTGGCTATTGAGGCCTCCCCTTGGGGAAAGGCTCCGATGACTGCAATAAGTCATCTCTGCTAAAATTGATTTTAATCCAAACTTGTGATCACTGGTAAATTGGTAGTTGTTAATATAACTCATCTGCCCCGACTGTTGCAACCACCTCTAAAAAACAAAAGATTCAGCCATGCTTTTCTATAGTTGGGGATGGGTAGGTTTGAAATCTATGTTGTTGTTTAGATCCTTAATTTTTTGTCAACTTTTTCAGATACTAAAGTTACTTTGTTTCGAAGATAAGGAAGTTCGATTCTCTGCCCCTAACCCTTCTAAACCTAAGAAACAGAGGGAGTTTATATTGAAGATAAAAAAAAGGTTCTCGATATAAGATCCATTCGCCTTTTAACTATTTTAATGTAATAACCGCACATATTTATACTTTTTACCTACTTTCTTTCAATCTAACCGGAATCAGAAATTACGTGTTTCAAATGTGTAGAGGTACAGTATTAAACCTATGAGTATTAGACAATTCTTAGACTGATCACATGTACATATGAGTGCATAGGTACATGCATAAAATATTATTTCTAATTTAGCAAAATACGGTATATCATCATTTTGTTCATCGTTTGAGAAAATATGTCATCATTTTGTTTAACTTGCTAGCATGAAATAATTTATAGCTGCTTTGGTTTCACAGTTTATTGTTTACAACTGTAAGAACAAACACATTTTTAGAAGATCGTTATTTCTATATCTAAAAGACTATTTTTTTAAACTGTCTTCATGTATTTTTAGACCTCTTTCCTGCATGGAGCCTCCTGAAAATCATAGTTGTTGCAGCCATTGAGAGACTTGTCAAACCAGATAAATGAAGATAAATACTGATGTCGATGTGTATATGTATGTGAAAATTTTAACATCTGATAATTAATGATGTTAAGTCTCTCTTCTAAAAAAAGCAGGCGTTGAAAGTGGATCTAATCCACCTACACAAGTCTCCGATCCTCGGGAACTTAAAAGGCAAAGGGACAAAGCAAGGCTTGCGGAGCGTCGTGCGGCAAGATCGAACATTAGGATCCTAACCGCGCCAGTTGCTGAGAAGGACGTGAACAAGGAGAAAGAGAAAGGGAaaggaaaaaggaagaagaaagcgACAAATGATATATTCACAATGAATATCGTATATAAAGATGTTCTAACTCCATAAAAGAGGTAATGCATCACACgtcaatatatatatttttagatatcaaatggtactttaactttaaaaattaacaaacaacTTATATGCAGGATACTTCTAACTACAGCTTCAGCCATCTGCATGCTTCAGCTGCAAGAAGTCAGACGCCGCATCTTGGACTAGAAAATCTTCGGGATCATCATTGATCGGTGACCAACTGTAGCTTGGTATTCGTGCAAAGCACGTTCTCTTAGTCGAACTATTGAGAGATTAGATTCTTAATTGTAGAATAGATTCTAAAACATGTATTGTGAAACAcaggcccgttcgcttcgctgaaaaaacaagccgaaacattgttccggctgatttgttgtgaaagaaaacattgttccggctgaaaaaataagctgaaaaagacggattataagagaagcaaacAAGGCCACAAACTTGTTATGATTATCTTTTCCTAGCACTTGATTCCTAAAGAAGTGCAAGCTTATCTTTCGCGTATCGTAGGCATGAAATGATGCGACAATTAAAGTTGATGTTTTAATTTTGCATTcaaatttagagttatattttaaCTATCTTTCGTGAAAACTTATGTAATATTAATTGGAACATTATGATTGCGGTATCTATTTTAGATAACAGTATAACACACgctcatacatatgttatcgtggtattatgtgttttcgttgcaacgcacgggcatttaccgtgtgtgtatatatatatatatatatataatataaggctattctgtagctggccatagaataacttattctatagccaccttaaTTTACGATAAATGTTTGTAtcaatttacgataacatgaatatacatttacgatactcgtgttactacaactcacgaggatatttaccatactgttatagtaaatcacttagtacgGAGTTACTGTAGTCTTATAAATTAGCATAGTACCaactatcgtaactcaaagtggctacagaataaattattctatggccagctacagaacagtagatatatatatatatatatatatatatatatatatatatatatatatatatatatatatatatatatatatatatatatatatatatatataaataataaaattGGCACTTGAACCGTCCATGGGAGAAGATTGGTCTAGAGTGATTTCACTGTGTACAGTCATGCTAGAAACTCACCGGCTGAGAGCCAGAAAAGTCTACATATAGGGTATCCCATCAGGTTTTAATTACATATATATGGTGCAAAACCGGGGGCTATTGTGCTCTCCATCAGTCTTAACCCCAATTGCAAGCTACTCCATAGCTCAGCAAGCTTTGACTGCCCTAGCCACTGTAATGCAATGTGATAACCCCACTAAATATACTATCCTCCATGACTTCCATGTATAAATAAGCAATCGTACAACAGCAACACACGCACGCTTCCAGGCTCTCCTTCCCTCATGGAGGGAATGTTTATCCTGATGCTACTCTGGCACTATAGGTATGCTCATCATATAATTTTGATCAAGCCGCATAAGTCTGAAGATCTAATTCACAGGAATATACATCGTGTTTTCTCATCTGTCTAACAACCAGTTAAGGACTGTCTTTTTTGGGAGAACCTCGCCACTACCTTCCTTCTCTGGCTTCACGGCAGTATTTACAGCGTTGCGGATGACAGCATTGAGGCGTAGCCTCAGCTGTGCATTGTCAATGAGCAGATCAGAAAGCATTTTTGTTGTATCTTCATCAGTAACTTTTGCATCTTCACTGCTCATAGTTAATGAGGATCTATCAGAATTGTCGCCATCATCAGAAGAGCCTTGTTCATCATCTCGTGCTAGAAGTTGAGCCTGGAGAGACCAATGCAGAGCATAGATTTAGTAGAGATATCCACATTTAAAAGTAGTAGAATTAATAGAAAGTATATCTAAAACTGAAGTGGAGCCATGGAAATTGCATTCCAGTGTGAACAATATTCTTCCTCTCTAAATCAAAACATAAGATGCACTGTAACTACCAAGGTAAAATGATATGTGGCTCAAACTCCAAACTCTAGCTGAacccaaaggaaaaaaaaagtctGTCCCTACTTCTACAAAGAAGGGATTCATAGGAGGCAATAATTATAAACAGGTGCTACCAACACAGTGTGCAAGCCTGGTTACAGAACTAAGTGCCGTAAACTTGTCATTCGCCTTAATAATTCTAAAGTTGGGACCTTGGTAGGGTTTGTTTTCTCCAACTTCCCTTAACTTTACAACACTAAAAACAGTCTAGGTTCAAGAAGAGAATGTGAAATAATGATATTATTACAAAGACTGCCCCAGCTTCAGATccaagataaaaatgataaattgAGAAGAGGAGTTCAGGGGCTTCTAATGCAAAAGTAGGGAATATTCGAGTGATCTTCCAATTGACAACAAAAACTGAACTAGATAATACTCCCCCCAGTCAGGAATAGTTGATCTTCCTGACTAGGATAATGAGCTAGCTGCAGGTATTAACATGATGTTGGAGCATCAAGTATTAACAACCAGAGGTAGTGTTCTGTGTTAGGACAAACCAACATTACAAATCTCGTGATCTTGCATAGCATTTTACATTATCCGTAGGACACTTCTTTTTTGTATTTCCAAGAAATGAAAGGAGCACCTATTTCCAAAACAACTCAATTGCTCAAACTCCAAATTTATTAGAGTAGGAGCTGTACCACGTAACTTTGGCTGCTCTCTAAGAATATAAAAACTAGAGTTTGGCCAAGCAGGCCCGTTGGGGAAAAAATGATATTAATTTACCATAACATTTCAAGTTTACCTCGGCAACAAGTAGGCGTATTCTATTGTCTGATGTTGCTAGAAGATCTAATGCATCAGGCAAGGATGATGGATCAATAGTAAAGTTATCTTGTTCTTCTGCTAGAAATTTAGCACTGCATTCCTGTAGACGCTCCCGAAGCAGTCGACACTCATGAAGAATTTTCAATCGGGATAACTTTGTACGTGCTGACCTCTGTTTCTCTCTATTAATAACTCTCTGAAACCAAAAAAACATTAAAAATCAGGAAAATAAACTGATTGCATAGAATTCGAACTACGGAGTACAGACATTTTGAGTGCACAGACATTTTGACACAAAACCAATAGCTCATGTGTTTGTTGGTTAAGATAATAATCACATTCTTTAATGCTAGAGCATCTTATCAGCTAGCAAACATAATGTTTTATGATAGTCTTCCCAAATAGAATGCCTGTTGGATGAATAATAAGCGTCGTGGAAAGGTAAAAGGACAGGATGTCTTgcatcatcacaaaagtcttgcgGATGTAACAGTATCAAAAGGTCACAAACTTGAACATAGCAACGGTTCAGTAGGATTTTAAGCtaaagtccaagggtaggtggcatgaaggatacaaaagaaagaggaagagcagtTAGCCAAATTGGTCTAGCAAGCCACTAATAATGTTGAATATATACTGCCAGTAAGAGTAAACAAGTATTCCTAGAAACAACAGATACTGCTACAGCTGGAACGGGGCATTATAATTAGATAGGCATTAGGTATCACTATACCTCTAAATCAGTCTTCTCCTCAAGATACTGATTCAATACTTTCTTCATCTCTGTTTGGGAGTTTCTAAGAGACTTGACCTCTTTGACAAGAACTTTCTTATCTGCTTTAGACTTTGCCTCAGCTTCTACAAGACGCTGTTTCAAACTCTCGACTTCTTTTTGTTTAATTTCTAATTCTTCAAGTAGTGTTTCATTTTCACCACTAGCAGTTGTTTTCTCTGACTCCGCACGAGTTTTCTCATTCTACAAATCATAAAGAGACATAATCAGTACCTTCATATGGCTAGTAAAATAATTAAGCCACAAGAACAGTGGGAATAACAGACTTGTTCAGTCTTCAGGTTTGACTCCATCTCAGAGTACTTCCTACGGAGCACATCCATATCCCACTGCATCTGGGTAATCCTCTCTTTTTCAGCCAGGATAGCTTGTTGTAGTGTCTCTCTACCTTTTTGTTTTGTGGCTTCCAATTCAACCTCCAAATCTTTAACCTACATTACAAATCATAATTATCAAACAGAGAACCTAGAATCCGGAGAATGGTAATGATACACGCAAATCCATTGAGTGTACAACTAAGAATGCACAAAACAACAAAAGAATGTAACTTGGAGAACCATACAATCTTAAACTCAACATGGAAATTGAAAGTGCATTTTGTTTTTATTAAGCATGAACCTGTAATTCCTCTCTATAATACAACgacacgcagctctcctgcgtattcgagaaaaaaaagcaTGAACCTGTAATTACTAAGTAGAGCTAGATGCCATAGTCATTTAACATGAAAAGCAAAGCAATACCTTTGTAGTAAGATATTCTTTAACAGCTGCTTCCTGATTTAGTCGTGCTATGAGATCCTCCATATCAGTTTTTGCTGTCCCTATTCTTCGTTGCATTGTGATCAAAAGTCTAGTCAACTTCTGTTTTTGATCATTTGGAAGGATGACTTGTGCATCCATGTCATACAAAAGATGCATATCCAAACCAGTAAGATGTTCTGTTTTACTAATATGTCCATCCACCACAGCACCATCCCAAAGTGAACTACTAGCCCCTGGAACAGATAATTCACTTCCTCTTATAGAACTCAAATCACTCCCAATACTTTCAGCAGAGTCCTTCCGAGCATGGCCGGGATTAGAATCACGGTCCTCTTCTGAAACAACTCCCCTATAAGACGCTACTGAACCATTTCTACCATCATGTTCCAATACAAGGTTCCCTTTCCTGTGATTCAAGGCACTACTAACATGCTCATCAGACCGATCTAAGATAGCTTCTCCAAGCACACCATTACCAGTTGCTCCTGTCAGACTGCTACCACGAGTAAGAGCTTGATTTATTTGATTGGACTCAGCAAGAGAACCAGAAGCAGGTCCATCAGAATGTGGAGAAGAGTCAATACTGCTGCTCTTTGCAGAAGAACCTACTTCAGAAGGACGCCCATTCCGTTCTTGGAAATCTATATTTAGTATAACAGTATTAAATTTTCTGCTAACATATTTAACGTGCACAATGAAGACAGTGAATAATATACagttagagaaaaatataattaaagcAGCAAATACATGAACGTGCAGCAGCTTCAAGCTCAAGAAAAGCAGCAACAGGAGCACTTCTTGACAAGTCAATGTCAGAAAGTAACTTTTGCATCCACTCCTCCAATGCATGCCTTCTCTGAAAGCATAACAGTTTGAGATAGGTCCAAGAAGCTGAACACGAAATAGTATTACACGTAAAGCATCCAGTTGACACAGGGAAAAGGGGAAATTAACAAAAGTACATTGAGGTTTAAGATACATTTTACCTCTTCTAGAAGCAACCTGCTTGAATTTATTCTTAAGAAAGCATGCTTCGGAGGAGCCGATGGGACATCTTTTCTGGGAAACGCGCTCTTAAGCTGCAGAACAGGAGTATTGTAgtataagaaaaaaaatattgaacTTACAAAAAAAGCAAATGGTTACAAATGATATATCAAAGGCAAATGAATATGGAATAGCACAGTATCGGTGGTATACTGGTATATCATGTTCAGGAAATCACCCAGTTACAT includes these proteins:
- the LOC136528814 gene encoding PX domain-containing protein EREL1-like translates to MATSSSSGAGARKKAPSPPKHRHDGTSPQPLGMDWSPPPKRWEGRNTIWPHNPQTGWSYCVRMPSWITQTPETGVTADSFLKSVVFYRIHVGIQSPEGFSSSHGILRRFSDFLKLSSDLKSAFPRKDVPSAPPKHAFLRINSSRLLLEERRHALEEWMQKLLSDIDLSRSAPVAAFLELEAAARSYFQERNGRPSEVGSSAKSSSIDSSPHSDGPASGSLAESNQINQALTRGSSLTGATGNGVLGEAILDRSDEHVSSALNHRKGNLVLEHDGRNGSVASYRGVVSEEDRDSNPGHARKDSAESIGSDLSSIRGSELSVPGASSSLWDGAVVDGHISKTEHLTGLDMHLLYDMDAQVILPNDQKQKLTRLLITMQRRIGTAKTDMEDLIARLNQEAAVKEYLTTKVKDLEVELEATKQKGRETLQQAILAEKERITQMQWDMDVLRRKYSEMESNLKTEQNEKTRAESEKTTASGENETLLEELEIKQKEVESLKQRLVEAEAKSKADKKVLVKEVKSLRNSQTEMKKVLNQYLEEKTDLERVINREKQRSARTKLSRLKILHECRLLRERLQECSAKFLAEEQDNFTIDPSSLPDALDLLATSDNRIRLLVAEAQLLARDDEQGSSDDGDNSDRSSLTMSSEDAKVTDEDTTKMLSDLLIDNAQLRLRLNAVIRNAVNTAVKPEKEGSGEVLPKKTVLNWLLDR